A genomic region of uncultured Paludibaculum sp. contains the following coding sequences:
- a CDS encoding FecR domain-containing protein — protein MSDWRDEELERIERALRPLRYQPRRAELEARLDPRVESGSVRHWPVWTRFAMAAALFLTVGASVAWYLYQRSPGWAIASATGEVHLGTGSRLTRILRTGEHLETGSGRVLLRVGDIGDLTIEKNSLIRLLEASPDHQLVALERGEIRASILAPPRQFQVLTPSAKAVDLGCAYTLHVDADGSGHLEVTMGWVSFEDRGRQSFIPVGAACRTRKGLGPGTPYFLDAAPGFALALEIVDFSADPQARMAARKALLPLARRRDALTLWHLLSRGTLEERTVTLDRLIALAPLPVGVTRDAILNLEPDALQRLWDGLLLGPGEAWKLWGFTPLPAPIVRH, from the coding sequence ATGAGCGACTGGCGGGACGAAGAACTCGAGCGGATCGAACGTGCGTTGCGCCCGTTGCGCTATCAGCCGCGGCGCGCTGAGCTGGAGGCGCGCCTCGATCCAAGAGTCGAGTCCGGTTCCGTACGTCACTGGCCTGTTTGGACTCGTTTTGCCATGGCCGCGGCCCTCTTCCTCACCGTTGGGGCTTCCGTTGCCTGGTATCTCTACCAGCGCTCGCCTGGCTGGGCTATCGCCAGCGCGACCGGCGAGGTCCACCTCGGCACCGGTTCCCGGCTCACCCGAATCCTGCGCACGGGAGAACACTTGGAGACCGGCTCCGGCCGCGTCCTGCTCCGCGTCGGCGACATCGGTGACCTGACCATTGAGAAGAACTCACTCATCCGCCTGCTCGAGGCTTCTCCAGACCATCAGCTCGTCGCGCTGGAGCGCGGTGAGATCAGGGCCAGCATTCTGGCGCCTCCGCGCCAGTTCCAGGTATTGACGCCGTCCGCCAAGGCCGTCGACCTGGGCTGCGCCTACACCCTGCATGTCGACGCGGATGGCAGTGGCCATCTGGAGGTGACCATGGGCTGGGTGAGCTTCGAGGATCGCGGCCGTCAGTCGTTCATCCCCGTCGGCGCTGCCTGCCGCACCCGCAAAGGCCTGGGCCCCGGTACTCCGTACTTCCTGGACGCCGCGCCCGGCTTCGCCCTGGCCCTGGAGATCGTCGACTTCTCCGCCGATCCGCAAGCCCGCATGGCCGCCCGGAAAGCACTGCTCCCCTTGGCCCGCCGCCGCGATGCCCTTACTCTTTGGCATCTGCTCTCGCGAGGCACGCTGGAAGAGCGAACCGTTACCTTGGATCGCTTGATTGCCCTGGCCCCGCTTCCGGTGGGCGTCACTCGAGATGCCATCCTGAACCTCGAACCCGACGCTCTGCAGCGCCTCTGGGATGGCTTGCTGCTCGGCCCGGGAGAGGCGTGGAAGCTGTGGGGCTTCACACCGCTTCCGGCGCCGATCGTGCGCCATTAG
- a CDS encoding DUF4340 domain-containing protein, which produces MKAKGLLVAVVLLAALGGAVYWSNKQQKEEAAKPPADAPPKILTLNEGDVTAVDIKRREGETTALKRGGSNNWSITAPQAFDTDRDAINQLLTALTSLSSEKVIEEKPADLAGFGLKTPAVQIVLSLKNGKTRTVSLGDEAPVGGATFTQVDGDARVFTISSTTRATIDKLAVDFRDKRLLKLDVTTLARLQLTLKGTTLEFSKNGRNEWAIVSPKPMRADGFEVDELARKLTDAKLDPLTTSDQKADLAKQFAASTPVATVTITDAAAAQKLEVRKNKENKFYARSSVVEGFHLISDEIGKALEKTPEDFRNKKLFSFGFTDPSRIDYKDAARQLNVSKAGDRWVANNKTMDSVGVQSLIDRLRDLSATKFPDSGFSTSEIEIGVTSQDGKVIEKVSISKAGDHYIARREGEPSLYELEAKSVTDLQKAASDVKEQPPAKGAGK; this is translated from the coding sequence ATGAAAGCGAAAGGTCTACTTGTAGCCGTCGTCCTGCTGGCGGCGCTGGGCGGAGCTGTCTACTGGTCGAACAAGCAGCAGAAGGAAGAAGCAGCCAAACCGCCGGCGGACGCCCCTCCGAAGATCCTGACCCTCAACGAAGGCGACGTCACCGCAGTGGACATCAAGCGCCGCGAGGGCGAGACGACGGCCCTCAAACGCGGCGGATCGAACAACTGGTCCATCACCGCGCCGCAAGCCTTCGATACCGACCGCGACGCCATCAACCAACTCCTCACCGCGCTCACATCCCTTAGCTCGGAGAAGGTCATTGAGGAGAAACCGGCGGACCTCGCAGGCTTCGGCCTGAAGACACCGGCCGTTCAGATCGTGCTCTCGCTGAAGAACGGCAAGACACGCACCGTCAGTCTCGGCGACGAGGCTCCGGTCGGTGGCGCGACGTTCACCCAGGTGGACGGCGACGCTCGCGTCTTCACCATCTCGTCCACCACTCGCGCCACGATCGACAAACTGGCCGTCGACTTCCGCGACAAGCGCCTGCTGAAGTTGGACGTCACCACGTTGGCCCGTCTCCAGTTAACCCTGAAGGGTACGACGCTTGAGTTCTCCAAAAACGGCAGGAACGAGTGGGCGATTGTCAGCCCCAAACCGATGCGCGCCGATGGCTTTGAGGTGGACGAACTGGCACGCAAGCTCACGGACGCCAAGCTCGATCCGCTGACCACCTCCGATCAGAAGGCTGACCTGGCGAAACAGTTCGCCGCCTCGACCCCGGTGGCGACCGTGACGATCACCGATGCCGCCGCGGCGCAGAAGCTGGAAGTTCGCAAGAACAAGGAAAACAAGTTCTACGCCAGGTCGAGCGTGGTCGAGGGTTTTCATCTCATCAGTGACGAAATCGGCAAGGCCCTTGAGAAGACACCCGAAGACTTCCGCAACAAGAAGCTGTTCTCGTTTGGCTTCACCGATCCCAGCCGAATCGACTACAAGGACGCAGCCAGGCAGCTTAACGTCAGCAAGGCCGGGGACCGCTGGGTAGCCAACAACAAGACCATGGATTCCGTCGGTGTGCAGTCGCTCATCGACCGTCTGCGCGACCTCTCGGCCACCAAGTTCCCCGACTCCGGCTTTTCGACCTCAGAGATCGAAATCGGCGTTACCTCACAGGACGGAAAGGTCATCGAGAAGGTGTCCATCTCCAAGGCTGGCGATCACTACATTGCGCGCCGCGAGGGAGAACCGTCACTCTATGAGTTGGAGGCCAAATCCGTGACCGATCTACAAAAAGCAGCCAGCGACGTGAAGGAGCAGCCACCGGCGAAGGGCGCCGGAAAGTGA
- a CDS encoding sialidase family protein, protein MTTPLSRTIVTALLLAGSALAEKPLLEKDDIFPLDVKHNHASSILYLPNGDLFVCWYRGSGERQADDVQIMGARKRRGAKAWSAPFVLADEPGFPDTNPTLFLDRDKRLWLFWQTIVANTWESAITSYRVSSNYNGDGVPKWDRADIMLLKPNHLVERVQEFGSRYTAGREGDYWKRELEKAKDKYFSRMGWMNRPHPVQLASGRIVVGLYSDGYSISLAAISDDNGLTWHASDPIVGNGNIQPTFGIKKDGGLVAYMRDNGPPPKRLMASESKDSGETWTFAEDTDIPNSGTGVEVLTLKDGRWLMINNDTEKGRYSLCLSLSNDEGKTWKWNRHIELDKRAEKPGSFHYPAIVQAPDGTIHASYSVFLNHLPATEPHKTIRHAHFNLEWVMEGDPVETAH, encoded by the coding sequence ATGACCACTCCCTTGTCCCGCACGATCGTCACGGCCTTGTTGCTGGCCGGCAGCGCTCTGGCTGAGAAACCGCTTCTCGAAAAGGACGACATCTTTCCGCTCGACGTGAAGCACAACCATGCGTCGAGCATTCTCTATCTACCGAATGGCGATCTGTTTGTGTGCTGGTACCGAGGCTCGGGCGAGCGGCAGGCCGATGACGTACAGATCATGGGGGCACGGAAGAGGAGGGGTGCAAAAGCATGGTCGGCGCCCTTTGTGCTGGCTGACGAGCCGGGCTTTCCGGACACCAATCCGACATTGTTTCTCGATCGAGACAAGCGGTTGTGGCTGTTCTGGCAAACGATCGTGGCGAACACGTGGGAATCGGCGATTACGAGCTACCGTGTATCGTCGAACTACAACGGTGACGGCGTGCCGAAGTGGGACCGGGCCGACATCATGCTGCTGAAGCCGAACCATCTCGTCGAACGAGTGCAGGAGTTCGGGTCACGCTACACGGCGGGCCGGGAAGGTGATTACTGGAAGCGGGAGTTGGAGAAGGCCAAGGACAAATACTTTTCCCGGATGGGCTGGATGAACAGGCCGCATCCGGTGCAACTGGCGTCAGGCCGGATCGTAGTGGGGTTGTATTCCGACGGCTACAGCATCAGCCTTGCTGCTATCAGCGACGACAACGGATTGACTTGGCATGCTTCTGACCCCATCGTGGGCAACGGCAACATCCAGCCGACATTCGGAATTAAGAAGGACGGCGGGCTGGTGGCCTACATGCGGGACAATGGGCCGCCGCCAAAGCGTCTGATGGCGAGTGAGTCGAAGGATAGCGGTGAGACCTGGACGTTCGCGGAGGACACGGACATACCGAATTCCGGGACGGGCGTCGAGGTGTTGACGCTGAAGGACGGACGCTGGCTGATGATCAACAACGATACGGAGAAGGGCCGGTATTCGCTGTGCCTTTCACTGTCGAACGACGAAGGCAAAACGTGGAAGTGGAACCGCCATATTGAGTTGGACAAGCGGGCCGAGAAGCCGGGTTCGTTCCACTACCCGGCGATCGTACAGGCGCCGGACGGGACGATTCATGCGAGCTATAGCGTGTTTCTCAACCATCTGCCGGCGACGGAACCGCATAAGACGATCCGCCACGCGCACTTCAACCTGGAGTGGGTCATGGAAGGGGATCCGGTCGAGACAGCCCATTGA
- a CDS encoding YCF48-related protein — translation MNPALLSLAVALSFLTLNAQSWVPQTSPTTASLRGVRAISDHIVWASGANGTFLRTVDGGEHWTAGQVPGAEKLDFRGIWPVNENIAYLMSAGPGPLSRIYKTEDAGAHWTLQLTQSNAKGFFDSIAFWDGHTGLILGDPVDGSAELLFTEDGGLHWNRLTTPPALPGEGAFAASNTCVFVSGRRDAWYVTGGPGAARVFRSRNSGRGWKVAAAPIRNDAPGAGIFSVAFRDDDHGVVVGGDYSKDKEARQTAAFSTDGGKTWKPSANGPAGFRSAVKYLPKARVWVATGTSGSDISRDDGRTWTKFDEGAFNALTFTRDGSTGWAVGPKGRIARYRSGNAR, via the coding sequence ATGAATCCCGCTCTGCTATCGCTGGCCGTCGCTCTTTCCTTTTTGACTCTCAACGCTCAGTCCTGGGTCCCGCAAACCAGCCCCACCACGGCATCCTTACGTGGCGTCCGGGCGATTAGCGATCACATCGTCTGGGCCAGCGGCGCCAACGGAACCTTTCTCCGTACCGTAGATGGTGGAGAACACTGGACCGCCGGGCAGGTGCCAGGCGCCGAGAAGCTCGATTTCCGCGGCATCTGGCCGGTCAATGAGAACATCGCCTACCTCATGAGCGCTGGCCCCGGCCCGTTGTCTCGCATCTACAAGACCGAAGACGCTGGCGCCCATTGGACCCTCCAGCTCACTCAATCCAACGCCAAAGGCTTCTTCGACAGCATCGCCTTCTGGGATGGCCACACGGGCCTAATCCTGGGCGACCCTGTGGACGGCAGCGCGGAACTTCTCTTCACTGAGGACGGCGGCCTCCACTGGAATCGCCTCACGACACCCCCGGCTCTGCCGGGTGAAGGCGCCTTTGCAGCCAGCAATACGTGCGTCTTCGTCAGCGGCCGCCGCGACGCCTGGTATGTCACGGGCGGTCCTGGTGCTGCACGGGTCTTTCGTTCCCGTAACTCCGGCCGCGGCTGGAAAGTAGCCGCCGCGCCCATTCGCAACGACGCACCAGGGGCCGGCATATTCTCGGTGGCCTTCCGTGACGACGACCACGGCGTCGTGGTGGGAGGCGACTATTCGAAGGATAAGGAAGCCAGGCAGACCGCCGCCTTCTCGACCGACGGCGGCAAGACCTGGAAACCCTCCGCGAACGGCCCGGCCGGTTTCCGCTCGGCCGTGAAGTATCTGCCGAAGGCGCGGGTGTGGGTCGCAACAGGCACTTCCGGCTCCGACATCTCACGGGACGACGGCCGAACCTGGACGAAGTTCGACGAAGGTGCCTTCAACGCTTTGACCTTCACCCGGGACGGCTCAACAGGCTGGGCCGTGGGCCCCAAGGGCCGCATCGCCAGGTACCGAAGTGGCAACGCCCGCTGA
- a CDS encoding isochorismatase family cysteine hydrolase: MKTVFFDIDTQFDFVNPAGALYVPGAEHIIPNVARLNRYAAANGIPLLSTADAHTEDDPEFSTWPHHCVAGTLGQRKPEPTLVGQRVLTKQSVDCFTIPGLPALLDELGAERCVVYGVVTEICVKHAVFGLLRTGRCVELVTDAVKSLDEEAATQMIRDLAAQGGVATTVDTVCR, encoded by the coding sequence ATGAAGACCGTCTTCTTCGATATCGATACGCAATTCGACTTCGTGAATCCCGCCGGGGCTCTCTACGTCCCCGGCGCGGAGCACATCATCCCCAATGTCGCGCGGCTCAATCGTTACGCGGCTGCCAACGGCATCCCACTGCTCTCAACCGCCGACGCGCACACAGAGGACGATCCGGAGTTCTCCACATGGCCGCATCACTGCGTCGCGGGCACGCTGGGCCAACGGAAACCCGAACCCACTCTGGTGGGCCAGAGGGTATTAACCAAGCAATCGGTGGATTGTTTTACGATACCCGGCCTGCCGGCCCTGCTCGACGAGCTCGGCGCAGAGCGCTGTGTCGTTTACGGTGTCGTTACAGAAATCTGCGTGAAACACGCGGTCTTTGGGCTTTTGAGGACAGGCAGATGCGTGGAACTCGTCACCGATGCGGTGAAGAGCCTGGATGAAGAAGCCGCGACGCAAATGATCAGGGACCTCGCCGCACAGGGCGGCGTGGCGACCACCGTCGACACCGTCTGCCGCTGA
- a CDS encoding nicotinate phosphoribosyltransferase: MSALLTDLYQLTMAAGYWCAGKTGEVATFELFVRRLPPNRNFILAAGLDQALEYLLNVRFTEDEIRYLKALPQFQRVPEGFFDALRAFRFTGDVFAAREGTPLFPGEPILTLRAPLLEAQIPETFLLATIGFQTLIATKAARIVEAAGGRSVVEFGTRRAHSPEAGVFAGRAAFIGGCTGTSNTLTGMRYGIPVFGTAAHSWVQSFPTELEAYQRLQDLLGAATTYLIDTYDTLEGARRAVSLGKPMWGVRLDSGNLVELARAVRTILDEAGHNDAKIMATGDLNEYKILELVATGAPIDVYGVGTELATSSDAPSHGAVYKLVELDANGARRFTAKISPDKSTVPGAKQIFRYPGHDIVGRASECFLQGCEAMLRPVMLGGEVVGERPTATEARQYARESLDRLPKKYRSLFECDPPYRIEHSAELIQLTEEFRRSER; encoded by the coding sequence GTGAGCGCGCTACTCACCGACCTTTACCAGCTCACCATGGCCGCCGGCTACTGGTGCGCCGGCAAGACCGGTGAGGTGGCCACCTTCGAGCTCTTCGTCCGGCGCCTGCCGCCGAACCGGAACTTCATCCTGGCCGCCGGTCTCGACCAGGCCCTCGAGTATCTGCTCAATGTCCGATTTACAGAGGATGAGATCCGCTACCTGAAGGCGCTGCCGCAGTTCCAGCGCGTGCCGGAGGGCTTTTTTGACGCCCTCCGCGCCTTCCGCTTCACCGGCGATGTCTTCGCCGCCCGCGAAGGTACGCCGCTGTTCCCTGGCGAGCCCATCCTCACTCTGCGCGCTCCGCTGCTGGAAGCTCAGATTCCCGAAACATTCCTGCTCGCCACCATCGGCTTCCAGACCCTCATCGCGACCAAGGCCGCCCGCATCGTCGAGGCTGCTGGAGGCCGCTCCGTCGTCGAATTCGGGACGCGCCGCGCTCACTCGCCCGAAGCAGGAGTCTTCGCCGGCCGCGCCGCGTTCATCGGAGGCTGCACCGGCACGTCGAACACGCTCACCGGTATGCGCTACGGCATCCCGGTCTTCGGTACCGCCGCGCATTCCTGGGTGCAGAGCTTCCCCACCGAGCTCGAAGCCTACCAGCGCCTGCAGGACCTGCTGGGCGCCGCCACCACCTATCTCATCGATACCTACGACACGCTGGAAGGCGCGCGCCGCGCGGTCTCGCTGGGCAAGCCCATGTGGGGCGTCCGCCTCGACAGCGGCAACCTCGTCGAACTTGCCCGCGCAGTCCGCACCATCCTCGACGAAGCCGGCCACAACGACGCCAAGATCATGGCCACCGGCGACCTCAACGAATACAAGATCCTCGAGCTCGTCGCCACAGGTGCTCCCATCGACGTCTACGGGGTCGGCACTGAGTTGGCCACGTCGTCCGACGCCCCCAGCCACGGCGCTGTCTACAAACTGGTGGAGCTCGATGCCAACGGCGCACGCCGCTTCACCGCCAAGATCAGCCCGGACAAATCCACTGTGCCCGGCGCCAAGCAGATCTTCCGCTACCCCGGCCACGACATCGTCGGACGCGCCTCCGAATGCTTCCTGCAGGGCTGCGAAGCCATGCTGCGCCCTGTCATGCTGGGCGGCGAGGTCGTCGGAGAGCGGCCCACCGCTACTGAAGCGCGGCAGTACGCCCGCGAAAGCCTGGACCGCCTGCCGAAGAAGTATCGCAGTCTCTTCGAGTGCGACCCGCCCTACCGCATCGAACACAGCGCTGAACTCATCCAACTCACCGAGGAGTTCCGCCGGAGCGAGCGATGA
- a CDS encoding sigma-70 family RNA polymerase sigma factor, whose protein sequence is MEAETQGLVEAAQRGDRAAFGSLYEHYSRMVNAVLLARVHRQETGDLVHEVFLQAWRALPSLREPAAFPGWLARIARNKALDFYRRARQEEELPLTLEGGSRPGEDGHYILAMVRSLPEAYRETLLMRLVEGLTGPEIAALTGLTHESVRVNLSRGMKMLREKLAPGSWEAGPSAERQS, encoded by the coding sequence ATGGAGGCGGAGACACAAGGGCTCGTCGAGGCCGCCCAACGTGGTGATCGCGCCGCCTTTGGCTCGCTCTATGAGCACTACAGTCGAATGGTCAACGCTGTCCTGCTGGCCCGCGTGCACCGCCAGGAGACCGGCGACCTGGTCCACGAGGTCTTCCTGCAGGCCTGGCGGGCGCTCCCATCCTTGCGGGAGCCGGCAGCCTTCCCGGGCTGGCTGGCGCGCATCGCCCGCAATAAGGCGCTCGATTTCTACCGCCGCGCTCGGCAGGAGGAGGAATTGCCACTCACACTGGAAGGAGGCAGCCGCCCCGGCGAGGACGGCCACTACATCCTGGCCATGGTGCGGAGTCTGCCGGAAGCCTATCGCGAAACTTTGCTGATGCGGCTTGTGGAAGGGCTAACGGGCCCGGAAATAGCCGCCCTTACCGGACTCACCCACGAGTCGGTTAGAGTTAACCTGTCGCGGGGCATGAAGATGCTGCGCGAGAAACTGGCCCCGGGCTCGTGGGAAGCCGGACCCAGTGCGGAGAGACAGTCATGA
- the rsfS gene encoding ribosome silencing factor, producing MRKPKENGAVVTAVVTESPTWQLALRAAEAKKAEGVRILDLREVTSFADYFLICAGSNQRQNQAIWDEIALRMKKEAGEAPISVEGYENGEWILGDFGDLIVHVFSQEKREYYQLERLWRDAKDVPIPPEAAA from the coding sequence TTGCGGAAACCTAAAGAAAACGGGGCAGTAGTCACTGCAGTCGTCACGGAAAGCCCCACGTGGCAGCTTGCTTTGCGGGCCGCCGAAGCCAAGAAGGCAGAAGGCGTCCGCATTCTGGACCTCCGCGAGGTCACCTCCTTCGCCGATTATTTCCTCATCTGTGCAGGCTCGAACCAGCGCCAGAACCAGGCGATCTGGGACGAGATCGCTCTGCGCATGAAGAAGGAAGCCGGTGAAGCACCCATCAGCGTGGAAGGCTACGAGAACGGTGAATGGATTCTCGGCGACTTCGGCGATCTGATTGTGCATGTCTTCTCGCAGGAGAAGCGGGAGTACTATCAACTCGAACGCCTGTGGCGGGATGCCAAGGACGTTCCAATTCCGCCGGAAGCCGCGGCCTAG
- a CDS encoding FAD-dependent oxidoreductase: MKRRDLFTAFPFTGYSLAVMAQDLLAQERPSGKPNFDIIAPPRNRPKSIPHEPNMTLVELQADVFVAGGGLAGVCAALAAARNGARVVLVQDRSRLGGNSSSEVKMHVVGANSHRSRPGWREGGLVEEIRLDDAAGNPQRSFEMWDMLLYDKVISEKNITLLLETTLYSVVKKGEAIDCVMARCDKSEHLYRVHAPLFVDCTGDSRLGLEAGALMRTGRETRSEFNESLAPEKADEETLGSSILFTSRNYGRPMPFTPPTWARKVTREQLRFRPTKTWEYGYWWVEWGGDLNTIWDNERIRYELLAIALGVWDYIKNSDNHPDSANWALDWLGMMPGKRGSRRMVGDHLITQHDLLKGDFDDAVAIGGWPMDDHPPGGFDRSDLPPNTVLRTPEVYNIPLRALYSKNVPNLMMAGRNISATHAAFTSTRVMATCACVGQAVGTAAAQCISAKILPRQLAQDRNRVVHLQQTLLLQDQSLRGVKNEDPLDLARRAKVQASGSEEHYPSENVVDGWVRDIPGREIHQWAGRLSQDGAWIKLKWPQPVTVSSVQLTFDTGFQRELMLSGSDDVTKNTIRAPQPETVRDYRILAGDKEVAVMQGNHQRLRRHQFAAVTTDRVRLHITATNGSELARLFEIRCYA, encoded by the coding sequence ATGAAGCGTCGCGACCTGTTCACCGCATTCCCCTTCACGGGCTACTCCCTCGCCGTGATGGCTCAGGATCTGCTGGCTCAGGAGCGGCCCTCCGGCAAGCCCAACTTCGATATCATCGCGCCGCCTCGCAACCGCCCCAAATCGATTCCGCACGAGCCTAACATGACGCTCGTTGAGCTTCAGGCCGACGTATTCGTCGCTGGAGGTGGACTCGCCGGCGTCTGCGCTGCACTTGCCGCCGCCCGGAACGGAGCCCGCGTCGTCCTCGTCCAGGACCGCTCGCGCCTCGGGGGCAATTCCTCCAGCGAAGTCAAGATGCATGTCGTCGGCGCCAATTCCCACAGAAGCCGGCCCGGTTGGCGCGAGGGCGGACTGGTTGAGGAGATCCGTCTCGACGACGCCGCCGGCAATCCCCAGCGCAGCTTTGAAATGTGGGACATGCTGCTCTACGACAAGGTCATCAGCGAGAAGAACATCACCCTGCTGCTGGAAACCACACTCTACTCCGTGGTTAAGAAGGGCGAGGCCATTGACTGCGTCATGGCGCGCTGCGACAAGAGCGAACACCTTTACCGTGTCCACGCCCCCCTCTTCGTCGACTGCACCGGAGACTCCCGCCTCGGCTTGGAAGCCGGGGCTCTCATGCGCACCGGCCGCGAAACCCGCTCGGAGTTCAACGAATCGTTGGCTCCGGAAAAGGCGGACGAAGAAACCCTCGGGTCCAGCATCCTCTTCACCTCGCGGAACTATGGCCGGCCCATGCCGTTCACGCCGCCCACGTGGGCCCGCAAAGTCACGCGCGAGCAACTCCGCTTCCGGCCCACCAAGACCTGGGAATACGGCTATTGGTGGGTGGAGTGGGGCGGCGATCTGAATACCATCTGGGACAACGAGCGCATTCGTTACGAGCTGTTGGCCATCGCGCTCGGTGTCTGGGACTACATCAAGAACAGCGACAATCATCCCGACTCTGCCAATTGGGCACTCGACTGGTTAGGCATGATGCCCGGCAAGCGGGGTAGCCGGCGTATGGTCGGTGACCACCTGATCACCCAGCACGACCTGCTCAAGGGCGATTTCGACGATGCGGTCGCCATCGGCGGCTGGCCAATGGACGATCACCCACCCGGGGGCTTTGATCGCTCGGATCTGCCGCCCAACACCGTGTTGAGGACGCCCGAAGTTTACAACATCCCTCTGCGCGCGCTCTACAGCAAGAACGTACCAAACCTGATGATGGCCGGCCGCAATATCAGCGCCACGCACGCGGCGTTCACATCCACCCGCGTGATGGCCACCTGCGCCTGCGTCGGCCAGGCGGTGGGCACCGCAGCCGCGCAGTGCATCTCGGCAAAGATCCTACCCCGCCAGTTGGCGCAGGACCGCAACCGCGTCGTCCATCTCCAACAGACCCTGCTCCTCCAGGATCAATCCCTGCGCGGCGTGAAGAATGAAGATCCTCTGGACCTCGCCCGCCGCGCCAAAGTGCAGGCCTCCGGCAGCGAGGAGCACTATCCCTCTGAGAACGTGGTGGATGGATGGGTCCGGGACATCCCTGGCCGTGAGATTCACCAGTGGGCCGGGCGGCTGAGCCAGGACGGTGCGTGGATCAAGCTGAAGTGGCCGCAACCCGTCACGGTTTCCTCGGTCCAACTAACCTTCGACACCGGCTTCCAGCGGGAGCTCATGCTCTCCGGTTCGGATGATGTGACCAAAAACACGATCCGCGCGCCGCAACCGGAGACAGTCAGGGATTACCGCATCCTTGCCGGCGACAAAGAGGTCGCCGTCATGCAAGGCAACCACCAGCGATTGCGACGTCATCAGTTCGCCGCGGTTACGACAGACCGCGTTCGGCTTCACATCACGGCTACGAACGGCAGCGAACTGGCGCGGCTATTTGAGATTCGCTGCTACGCGTGA
- a CDS encoding RidA family protein codes for MRYATLAVLFATAAGLLRAQSEFPKPEGIAPGNGYSHVVVTSPGKLIFLAGQVANNPTGQMVGKDDLKAQTEQVFQNIRAGLAAAGATFDDVVKLNWYIRDFKPEYLGTIREVRDRYINKEHPPASTLVGVAALFREGYMLEVEAVASIPANRARKR; via the coding sequence ATGCGCTACGCAACCCTTGCTGTTCTATTCGCCACCGCGGCGGGCCTGCTGCGAGCCCAATCCGAGTTCCCAAAACCAGAGGGCATCGCACCGGGCAACGGCTACAGTCACGTCGTGGTCACCAGTCCCGGCAAACTCATCTTCCTGGCCGGACAGGTGGCCAACAACCCCACGGGCCAAATGGTGGGCAAGGATGACCTGAAAGCACAGACCGAGCAGGTCTTCCAGAACATCAGAGCCGGCCTCGCAGCCGCCGGCGCAACCTTCGACGACGTCGTCAAACTGAATTGGTATATACGCGACTTCAAGCCCGAGTATCTCGGCACAATCCGCGAAGTCCGCGACCGCTATATCAACAAGGAGCATCCCCCGGCCAGCACGCTGGTTGGAGTTGCGGCTCTTTTCCGTGAGGGCTACATGCTGGAAGTGGAAGCAGTCGCCTCGATCCCCGCCAATCGAGCGCGCAAGCGCTAG
- the hpt gene encoding hypoxanthine phosphoribosyltransferase, whose product MASPKIEVLIPHDEIQARIAALGAQITADYEGRSVVLVGVLKGSFMFLADLVRHIDLPLRIEFIGTKSYEGTTTSGQVQLTKDLDKPIQDEDVLLVEDIIDTGLTLNYLQHVMSQRAPRSLKIASFLDKPSRRRIAVEGDYIGFTIEDKFVIGYGLDFNQRYRNLKDLCILVP is encoded by the coding sequence ATGGCGTCTCCGAAGATCGAAGTCCTCATCCCCCACGACGAAATCCAGGCCCGCATTGCCGCCTTGGGTGCGCAGATCACCGCCGATTACGAGGGACGCTCTGTTGTCCTCGTGGGTGTCCTGAAGGGCTCCTTCATGTTCCTGGCCGACCTGGTGCGCCACATCGACCTGCCCCTGCGTATTGAGTTCATCGGAACCAAGAGCTACGAGGGAACCACCACTTCCGGCCAAGTCCAGCTCACCAAAGATCTCGACAAGCCGATTCAGGATGAGGATGTGCTCCTGGTGGAGGACATCATCGACACCGGGCTGACGCTCAACTACCTGCAGCACGTCATGTCCCAGCGCGCGCCCCGTTCTCTCAAAATTGCGTCCTTCCTCGACAAGCCTTCCCGCCGCCGCATCGCCGTCGAGGGCGACTACATCGGCTTCACCATCGAGGACAAGTTCGTCATCGGCTACGGCCTGGACTTCAACCAGCGCTATCGCAACCTCAAAGACCTCTGCATCCTGGTTCCCTGA